A region of the Littorina saxatilis isolate snail1 linkage group LG12, US_GU_Lsax_2.0, whole genome shotgun sequence genome:
TAGAATATGTTTTAACAGTTCATTCAAAGGCCTCCTTTGAATAAATCAGCGGAGTCTCTGACTCCATTTTTCACACAGgaatcaggggcggatcacatcatttttagggggtggggggttccaaatttattttagggacaattcgacgacgcgaagcgtgtAGTTGAGAGCGCGCGAAGAGTTCGAACCTCTTAGCCTTAGGGggttccgggggcatgctcccccgaaaaatgttgataaaaacaaggaaaatggagcaatctgagccaagaaacttcccctaatacaccttccaaaaagtaaacttaagaagacaaatttggatcaaaacaaggacaattaaTCGATCTGGTGCAAGCTGaaccaacaaattacccaactacttacCAAAACCGTCATtaagaagacaaaggccggctcctaggggagtccgggggcatgcacccccccccccacccccgaaaaatgtttgataaaaatcaaggaaaatggagcaatctgagccatcagtttttctttattctcatttttttaaaaatgtttaggctagggggcgGGGGCGTTCTGGAaaccccctggatccgcccctgggaATGAGCTTTCCGTCTTGGATTTCGTCCTTTTTCTTTTGAACACCCACTGGCCGACAGACAAGACATTCAGGTGTCGCCTCTGCATACAAAAGTTGAGCATCAGCGCATGCGCCTAATTTGCATGTGCAAAGAACAAGCGGTCTGGAACTAAACACAAAAAAGGTCCTGCCTTCAAGCCTGTTGGCAATGCAGTGGGACGTTCATTGAATTCGGAGCGTTTATGCCATGCACATGTCCGTCACATTTGGGCTTCACTGCTGCACTCCACAATGGGTCAGTGGGAGTCGCGAGCGATAAGCCGCCGTCTGTTCAGTTAAGCTGCGCCACGTGGGTTTTGCACCGTCCACAAATCTGCCGTCGCGGTTTGCGTCATCGCGGacaatttgaaagagatcaGAAGTTAGAAAGAGGGTTTGACGCCTTATTTTTGTGTCGCGCGTCAGTCCTATTGTTTTTCTCCgtgaaaaaagaagagaaaacccGTTATCGCGTTGAGAGTTCGAATTACCGGGACAGCTTCATGCAGGATATTTCGTTACACATTGCAATTGCGGTGCAGACATATTTGCcatttcttcgtcttcttcttctttttccattTCGTTCGTGGGCTGTAACTCCTACGTACTCTCGAATGTCTTCGACTTTAATGTGCATGACAGTTTTCTACCCTACCATTAGGACAGCCATACTCAAACATTTGGGTAGGCATATTTAGGCCTATCTGGCAACGATGTCTTCATTCGCGATACAACTTCTGTCTaagtttgtatttatttatttaatgatttatttattaagttattattgttcagtttcagttgttgtttgtttttgccagTGTCGGCGTGTGTTGCTTTTGGTAATTTGCACATCTAATTATCCGATCAGAAAATGAGAGGCCATACAAATCAATAATGTCACCTAAAATCATATGAAACAAACTGACTTGGAACTCAGTCTTGGTTAAGATACGGCTTTAGTATTTAACTCTGGAAAAAGGTCAGGCCTTGGAATATAAAGGGTCACCTTGATCATCTGAGCGAGCTGGCTGACTATGCGCAGGTCATTCTGTGTCCAGCAGTTGTCGCTGTTGGACTGTACTAGGGGGATGGGGCCGGGAGAGTCACCGCGACCTGACCGCTTTCCCGTGCCCCACGTGGGCGAGAAGTTGATTTGTGACGTCACGGGACACGTGACCGACAGCAGCAACATCAGCGCCATGACGCACATCATGTGACCTCTAGACACCATAGTTGAAGGGTTGTTGGAAGGCAGCTGAAACAGAGACAAAAGTCAGATATAATATTTTGGGTTTCGATTCGATAAGGAAGAGCAGTAAGTGTTCTTAATAGAAACATATTTATCTATCTTCTGTATGTTTACGTTTATGTTGGCGAAAGCCTAGTAAAGGTATTCGGACAGGCTGGGAATCGAGAGGAGGCACGTTaggtgtacgtgtgtatgtgtgtggtgtgtgtgtgtgtgtgtgtgtgtgtgtgtgtgtatgtgtgtatgtgtgtgagtgtgtgtgtttgtatgtgtgtgtgtatgtgtgtgagtgtgtgtgtgtgtgtgtgtatgtgtgtgtttgtgtgtgtgtgtgtgtgtgtagcgattCCCAGTAAACTACATCCGTATTCGTACATCTGTCAGTCTAACCATTCTTGTTACTTCGTAATTAATTAGAGAATAAACGGGTAAGTGCTCATCTATATATTGCCATCGTCACCTGGAACAGAGGGTGATTCAGGCCTTCAACACTTTGCCCCCAAGTCGCTTGATAGGTAAAGTACTTTCCTCATGAACCATTTTCGACCGATTTTGAAGACTATTTTTGTGTAAGAAGTCGtcaaagtggttttttttttaaagttatccACGTGAACAGTCTCCTTGATTTAAGTCGCCAGTTGGGAAACTGTCAGCTAACTTTGAAGCAAAGTTAAACAGCATTTTGACTCTTAACCGACTTTGGGACGACCATTGCTGACACGCTCGTTGTCTAGATATATTTAGCCGAGTGTGTGCGAACTCTTCCATTTCGTCATGTTTCCCTCTGCAACCCGGCCCTCGATGTCCAAAATGGGTCGGTATTCGCCGATCCATTTACAACGAGACGAACTTTCCAAAGATTTTGTACCAACAAAAAAACGTTCAGAAGTTGATGGTAAATCGGCCATGTGAACACTACTTAAGCTTGATGAGGTCCCATGAGGGTCACTAATGTCCCCCCTGTGCAGTGTCCCTGTCCTGGTCACTAACGCCAATAACACATGATGACCGGTTGCTGTGCTCATGTGCAAGGTAGCCTTGCGTACCCTactttcaaaataaacattttggCTACACCTGAATGAATAGTTAAAACTAATGAGTTCATTGCCTTGACATCTAACGAGCGTGGCATGGCGATCTGAAGAAAGTGTACGTCAGATTTCATAAGATATTGTAGAGGAACGTGTTATTTtgttattgggggggggggggggaggtcagTGTTAATAATTGATTTATAGACGAAATATTGCTAAGACAGATTAAGCACAAAAGCCAATGTTAACTTTATGTCttcgacgacaacaacaacaacaacaacaacgacgtcaAAGACAACAACGGCAACAACAATGACAAAGACGAATTAAACtgcctgagaaaaaaaatcacgagGAAACCAAAATCAAAGGCAGAGAACAACAGACTACAGAAATCACCACAACTTCTCATGCATTATTGCTACATTTTAAATATTTATAGAGACCGGCACAATTAGCACGAGATCTATCGCAGAATTATCCAGATGTGTACAAGCTTTACAGTAAAGTCTTCCCAGTGAACGTTAACAAAGTGCTAAAAACACGATAGGCTTTCTTTTGGACGTACTCACAATGCAAACATATTTATGATTTAATCATCAATTAATTTATGttctatatattttttggagaaaaTAATTAAAACAGACGCTCCCTAGCCACTCGCATTAACACAAATCATACGCATAACTTACACGCATCATGCACACACCTTGTTCTCATCACCTGTTGAATACACATTCATAACACTTCAACATTGATGTTTCTGTCGCTGAAGTTTATTTTCAGCGactaatatagctattctgatgaacacgtgggggaattcgggggctgtgattggatggt
Encoded here:
- the LOC138982808 gene encoding uncharacterized protein, with amino-acid sequence MVSRGHMMCVMALMLLLSVTCPVTSQINFSPTWGTGKRSGRGDSPGPIPLVQSNSDNCWTQNDLRIVSQLAQMIKHEAERLSGCMQTGQPMPPYKEKRQFRYSD